Proteins from a single region of Halichoerus grypus chromosome 13, mHalGry1.hap1.1, whole genome shotgun sequence:
- the LOC144379918 gene encoding RAD52 motif-containing protein 1-like isoform X2 has product MAEVVSFAVPTESDKTLLVWELSSGPTAEALHHSLFTVFSQFGLVYSIRVFPNAAVARPGFYAIIKFYSARDAHRAQMACHEKHLFQNSPVKLQDLSDLEERENEDAPVPLQKQSLKFFCALEVVLPSYECRSPGVGMAEEPLEKLEEGPLSVLMKRKTTQKLAIQKAVSDAFQKLLIVVLESGKIAVEYRPCEEITDARTEEELQDLIQTLIPRMKCSPAPSSSTPKPLLQKFWSHH; this is encoded by the exons ATGGCGGAGGTGGTCTCCTTTGCAGTGCCCACCGAAAGCGACAAAACCTTGCTGGTGTGGGAGCTGAGTTCTGGGCCCACGGCCGAGGCTTTGCAT CATTCTCTGTTCACGGTATTCTCCCAGTTTGGCCTTGTGTATTCGATCCGAGTCTTCCCAAACGCTGCAGTGGCCCGTCCTGGTTTCTATGCCATCATCAAGTTTTATTCAGCAAGGGATGCTCACAGAGCTCAAATGGCATGCCACGAGAAGCATCTTTttcagaattctccagtgaag CTTCAGGATCTTTCTGACCtcgaagaaagagaaaatgaagatgctCCGGTACCACTTcagaagcagagcctgaaatTCTTCTGTGCTTTAGAGGTGGTGTTGCCATCCTATGAGTGCAGGAGTCCTGGAGTTGGCATGGCCGAGGAGCCTTTGGAGAAGCTGGAAGAAG GGCCATTATCAGTTctgatgaaaaggaaaacaacccaGAAGCTTGCTATTCAGAAGGCTGTGTCAGATGCATTCCAGAAACTGTTGATTGTGGTTTTAG AAAGTGGTAAAATAGCTGTGGAATATAGACCCTGTGAAGAGATTACCGATGCCAGAACCGAAGAGGAGCTACAGGATTTAATTCAA ACCCTCATTCCCAGAATGAAATGCTCACCTGCCCCCTCAAGCTCCACCCCAAAACCCCTCCTACAGAAATTTTGGAGCCATCACTGA
- the LOC144379918 gene encoding RAD52 motif-containing protein 1-like isoform X1: protein MAEVVSFAVPTESDKTLLVWELSSGPTAEALHHSLFTVFSQFGLVYSIRVFPNAAVARPGFYAIIKFYSARDAHRAQMACHEKHLFQNSPVKLQDLSDLEERENEDAPVPLQKQSLKFFCALEVVLPSYECRSPGVGMAEEPLEKLEEGPLSVLMKRKTTQKLAIQKAVSDAFQKLLIVVLESGKIAVEYRPCEEITDARTEEELQDLIQVSYFSWKQDGRGEEECLSDLSFEEAEFKPPESD from the exons ATGGCGGAGGTGGTCTCCTTTGCAGTGCCCACCGAAAGCGACAAAACCTTGCTGGTGTGGGAGCTGAGTTCTGGGCCCACGGCCGAGGCTTTGCAT CATTCTCTGTTCACGGTATTCTCCCAGTTTGGCCTTGTGTATTCGATCCGAGTCTTCCCAAACGCTGCAGTGGCCCGTCCTGGTTTCTATGCCATCATCAAGTTTTATTCAGCAAGGGATGCTCACAGAGCTCAAATGGCATGCCACGAGAAGCATCTTTttcagaattctccagtgaag CTTCAGGATCTTTCTGACCtcgaagaaagagaaaatgaagatgctCCGGTACCACTTcagaagcagagcctgaaatTCTTCTGTGCTTTAGAGGTGGTGTTGCCATCCTATGAGTGCAGGAGTCCTGGAGTTGGCATGGCCGAGGAGCCTTTGGAGAAGCTGGAAGAAG GGCCATTATCAGTTctgatgaaaaggaaaacaacccaGAAGCTTGCTATTCAGAAGGCTGTGTCAGATGCATTCCAGAAACTGTTGATTGTGGTTTTAG AAAGTGGTAAAATAGCTGTGGAATATAGACCCTGTGAAGAGATTACCGATGCCAGAACCGAAGAGGAGCTACAGGATTTAATTCAA GTCAGCTACTTTTCTTGGAAGCAGGATGGCCGAG